In the genome of Fulvivirga maritima, one region contains:
- a CDS encoding alkaline phosphatase D family protein has translation MAAAGVGLAPTLLSSCNDDDDNTPPFTPEGNPGFFEGVASFDPAQDRVVLWSRYTPATNETGTPTIILDVATDADFEIVVASETVEVDAGSDNTIYVDVSNLSSNTRYYYRFRNEMTATASVIGETKTLPAAGEASQINLAVMSCANFQAGLFNVYGAVAQSEADVVVHLGDYIYEYPAGGYGSSELTTQLGREHEPTGEIIELDDYRARYRQYRRDPQLQEAHRLKPFICVWDDHEIANDAYTDGAENHQDDEGSFEVRKSNAIQAWAEYLPARVSDNAKIYRSFDMGGIVNLLMLDTRIIGRNKQLSYADYFTLSGLDSEAFLADWMDSDRTILGAEQLSWLTGQLAGSGATWQVLGSQVLMGKVYIPVELLLITAEITASGVTPELYANYNTLVTQLVTIKSRMLQNDPSLTAEEIAKVETVLPYNLDAWDGYPAEREIVYAAAAGKKLISVAGDTHNAWHLDLTDAQGNKVGAEFATSSVSSPGFEGIFGTDPAIIDPFEQSLQLLIKDLQYLNASDRGYVMASFTPSEANSEWRFVSTLATENTSTTTDHTVSES, from the coding sequence GTGGCCGCAGCGGGTGTAGGCCTGGCGCCCACACTGCTCAGCAGTTGTAATGACGATGATGATAATACGCCACCGTTTACTCCGGAAGGGAATCCCGGATTTTTTGAAGGAGTAGCCAGCTTTGATCCTGCTCAGGATAGAGTGGTGTTATGGTCTCGTTATACACCCGCTACTAATGAAACAGGCACACCTACCATTATTCTTGATGTAGCCACAGATGCAGATTTTGAGATAGTAGTGGCCAGTGAAACGGTAGAAGTAGATGCCGGAAGTGATAACACCATTTATGTAGATGTAAGTAATTTAAGCTCTAATACCCGTTATTATTACCGATTTAGAAATGAAATGACAGCTACTGCTTCAGTTATAGGAGAAACCAAAACACTACCGGCTGCGGGAGAGGCTAGCCAGATTAACCTGGCGGTAATGTCTTGTGCTAACTTTCAGGCCGGCTTGTTTAATGTTTATGGCGCAGTGGCTCAATCGGAAGCTGATGTGGTAGTGCATTTGGGCGATTACATTTACGAATACCCCGCAGGAGGATACGGAAGTAGCGAACTGACTACCCAGTTAGGTCGGGAGCATGAGCCTACCGGTGAAATTATAGAACTAGATGATTACAGAGCCCGATATAGGCAATATAGGAGAGACCCTCAATTACAGGAAGCGCATAGATTAAAACCTTTTATTTGTGTGTGGGATGACCATGAGATAGCTAATGATGCCTATACTGATGGAGCCGAGAATCACCAGGATGATGAGGGTAGTTTTGAGGTGCGCAAATCAAATGCTATACAAGCCTGGGCAGAGTATTTACCTGCCAGAGTGAGCGATAATGCCAAAATCTATCGCAGTTTTGATATGGGTGGCATTGTTAACCTCCTTATGCTGGATACCCGAATAATAGGTAGGAATAAACAGCTCAGCTATGCAGATTATTTCACTTTATCAGGATTAGATAGTGAAGCCTTTTTAGCTGATTGGATGGACAGCGATCGCACTATATTAGGGGCAGAACAGCTTTCATGGCTTACTGGTCAGTTAGCTGGCAGTGGAGCTACCTGGCAAGTGCTGGGCAGTCAGGTGCTTATGGGTAAAGTGTACATACCCGTGGAGCTTTTGCTTATTACCGCCGAAATAACGGCAAGTGGAGTTACGCCAGAGTTATATGCCAATTACAACACATTGGTTACGCAGTTGGTTACCATAAAATCACGAATGCTGCAAAATGATCCGTCTTTAACGGCGGAAGAAATTGCCAAGGTAGAGACTGTTTTGCCTTATAATTTAGATGCCTGGGATGGCTATCCGGCAGAAAGGGAGATAGTATATGCTGCGGCAGCCGGAAAAAAATTAATCTCTGTGGCCGGAGATACGCATAATGCCTGGCATCTGGACCTAACTGATGCGCAAGGTAATAAAGTAGGGGCTGAGTTTGCCACCTCTTCAGTTTCTTCACCAGGTTTTGAAGGTATATTCGGAACGGATCCGGCTATTATTGATCCTTTTGAACAGAGCTTGCAGCTGCTTATTAAGGATTTACAATACCTAAACGCATCAGATAGAGGATACGTAATGGCCTCTTTCACCCCAAGTGAAGCTAACTCTGAGTGGAGGTTTGTAAGTACACTGGCTACCGAAAATACCAGCACTACTACGGATCATACGGTGAGTGAGAGTTGA
- a CDS encoding tetratricopeptide repeat protein, protein MKQDITQSTGYIFNHTIEKSINTYLIEWQGLFTKAINSSDSEDSSISIQALNEAMELPCKVPFFKSWDWLVSCLPAMQISNNTLKYIDKVPSHGIDDEYNLFMGHIYLFYQIPNEALGYYNAVSKNYNSPSLSFYKAMAHKLAEEYEEAISHLTKYIKERPTHAYAYYERGLCNYELKYYSQAEYDLSTASMFEPNYFEYQYGIGLILNMQGEYDKALSHINHSINIANSAETQVQKGVALGNLKKYDQAVTAISMALHSDPSVKGAHLERAKQFISLGYYEKALADLDVAINQTKKSRMDLVYFHRGRALEALDRSELGLEAYTKSLELTLNSNLRPTIFQNRGNCWLSLKDNDKAKADYNRSIELNPDNADAYYNRALANTNLNLIEEAIEDFSTSLNMLPDDPLALRLRAELKAKTEDFEGAYNDLETALLYDSNSYLIYETLGDVHALKNNIPAAIEAFNKAVSLKPRIARIYFKRAQQKEKAKNIHGSMMDLTQALQLDSTYEEAKELMRSITSKNQQAASVFTQNTAATNTVEPEPDNDAFYFKRALTHSKANKTLEALEDLNKAIELSPNNSRYYTQRGVEWMKLKDYTRGIQDFNKANELTDRDVLAIYNRAVCYYYLGEYENSIADYTTIIESHTPNAPTYANRGRAYAAIGENDKAVADFEKCIGFNPKSPYGYLERGNYYMRTGQNEEALKDLNMLIKLQPTNATFYNSRGQVNDKLNRTKEAIADFEKTSKLDPQSTYPYINMGNLYRKLNQPTEALAAYNKAISLNPKEPLTFSNMGLIYYDMALYDEAMKCFDKAIANDPEHVNAYYFKSLVYIQNEDTYDEALEELEQTLILAPNHQDALEQVGAIMLHKEEYKKSKEALDHLLNINTQRARAYFLRSKVHSALQLQEASIEDAIKAHSLDPDNFPL, encoded by the coding sequence ATGAAACAGGACATCACCCAATCTACAGGTTATATTTTCAATCATACCATTGAAAAAAGCATTAACACCTACCTTATAGAATGGCAAGGCCTCTTTACCAAAGCCATTAATTCATCTGATAGCGAGGACTCTTCTATTTCTATACAAGCCCTGAATGAAGCAATGGAACTGCCCTGTAAGGTGCCATTTTTCAAAAGTTGGGACTGGTTGGTTTCCTGCCTGCCGGCCATGCAGATCTCTAACAACACTTTGAAGTATATCGACAAGGTGCCTTCTCATGGTATTGATGATGAGTACAATCTGTTTATGGGTCATATATATCTGTTTTATCAAATACCAAATGAAGCTTTAGGATATTATAATGCAGTTTCTAAAAACTATAACAGCCCAAGCCTTTCTTTTTACAAGGCCATGGCTCATAAGCTAGCTGAAGAATATGAAGAGGCTATTTCACATTTGACCAAATATATTAAAGAAAGGCCCACACATGCCTACGCTTACTATGAAAGAGGATTATGCAATTATGAACTAAAATACTACTCTCAGGCTGAGTATGATTTATCTACAGCCTCTATGTTTGAGCCCAATTACTTTGAATATCAGTACGGAATAGGACTCATTCTTAATATGCAAGGTGAGTATGATAAAGCCCTAAGTCACATCAATCACTCCATAAATATTGCCAATAGCGCAGAAACGCAAGTACAAAAAGGAGTGGCACTTGGTAATCTCAAAAAGTATGACCAAGCGGTAACAGCCATATCTATGGCATTACACAGTGATCCATCAGTAAAAGGAGCACATTTGGAGAGAGCCAAGCAGTTTATCTCTCTTGGATATTACGAAAAGGCGCTAGCTGATCTTGATGTAGCTATAAACCAAACCAAAAAGAGCAGGATGGATCTTGTCTATTTTCATAGAGGCAGAGCACTAGAGGCGCTGGACAGAAGTGAGTTAGGCTTAGAGGCTTATACCAAATCATTAGAATTAACCTTAAATTCTAACCTAAGGCCTACTATTTTCCAAAACAGGGGCAACTGCTGGCTGTCATTAAAAGATAATGATAAGGCTAAAGCCGATTATAACAGGTCTATTGAGCTGAACCCTGATAATGCAGATGCTTATTACAATCGGGCCCTGGCCAATACAAACCTTAACCTGATAGAAGAGGCTATTGAAGACTTCAGCACGTCATTGAACATGCTGCCAGATGACCCGTTAGCACTACGCCTACGGGCCGAATTAAAAGCTAAAACAGAGGATTTTGAAGGTGCTTATAATGATTTAGAAACGGCTCTTCTCTATGATTCTAATAGTTACCTCATTTATGAAACCCTGGGAGATGTACACGCGCTAAAAAATAACATCCCAGCAGCCATAGAGGCTTTCAACAAAGCAGTAAGCCTGAAGCCCAGAATTGCAAGAATTTATTTTAAAAGAGCACAGCAGAAAGAAAAAGCAAAAAACATTCATGGGTCAATGATGGATTTAACCCAGGCCTTGCAATTAGACAGCACCTATGAAGAAGCTAAGGAGTTAATGCGCTCGATTACCTCAAAAAACCAACAGGCCGCTTCCGTATTTACCCAAAATACAGCTGCTACTAATACCGTAGAGCCGGAGCCAGACAATGATGCCTTTTACTTTAAAAGAGCGTTAACTCACAGCAAAGCCAATAAAACGCTTGAGGCATTAGAAGATCTTAACAAAGCGATAGAGCTCTCTCCTAATAACAGTCGTTATTATACCCAGCGAGGTGTTGAGTGGATGAAACTCAAAGATTACACAAGAGGCATTCAGGACTTTAACAAAGCAAATGAATTGACTGATCGTGATGTTTTAGCCATTTATAACCGTGCTGTTTGCTATTATTACCTCGGTGAATACGAAAATAGCATAGCCGATTATACCACTATCATTGAATCACATACGCCTAATGCTCCTACTTATGCTAACAGAGGTCGGGCTTATGCTGCCATAGGAGAAAATGATAAAGCTGTAGCTGATTTTGAAAAATGTATCGGTTTCAATCCGAAATCGCCATATGGCTATCTGGAGAGAGGTAACTACTACATGAGAACCGGTCAAAATGAAGAGGCGTTGAAGGACCTCAACATGCTCATAAAGCTTCAGCCAACAAATGCCACTTTTTATAATAGCAGAGGTCAGGTTAATGACAAGCTTAATCGCACAAAAGAGGCTATCGCTGACTTTGAAAAAACCAGTAAACTTGATCCTCAAAGCACATATCCCTATATAAATATGGGTAACTTATACAGAAAACTCAACCAACCTACTGAGGCGCTGGCGGCTTATAATAAGGCCATTTCATTAAACCCTAAAGAGCCGCTTACATTCTCTAATATGGGATTGATTTATTATGATATGGCGCTTTACGATGAAGCTATGAAATGCTTTGATAAAGCTATTGCTAATGACCCTGAACATGTGAATGCCTACTATTTTAAGTCATTAGTATATATACAAAACGAAGACACCTATGATGAAGCTTTAGAAGAATTAGAACAAACACTGATTCTGGCCCCTAACCACCAGGATGCCTTAGAGCAAGTAGGTGCCATTATGCTTCATAAAGAAGAATATAAAAAATCCAAAGAAGCTTTAGATCACCTTTTAAACATCAATACACAAAGGGCTCGTGCCTATTTTTTAAGGTCTAAGGTTCACTCGGCACTTCAGCTGCAGGAAGCTTCAATAGAAGACGCTATCAAAGCTCACTCTCTTGATCCTGATAATTTTCCTTTATAA
- a CDS encoding BspA family leucine-rich repeat surface protein → MKNRLLGVLMIMLIMACSEESEQYVPSVISVSDLTIDVVENVELNEVVGSINASVEPDSELQYRITSQEPRRVLGINSVTGELYVLEPDFFDYENDESNMINLEVEVVAGDNVKESIKVRVNLLDEEEAFIMSWLIGDDRSISIYTNPEYEYNYSVDWGDGSISESVTSDATHTYIESGYYEVKVLGVFPALFMGKKYLTDEVGEERIESILQWGDNEWESFYGAFAGTDVGFSAEDIPNLDKVTNMNSMFLNNWRLKVTNIEKWDVGNVSDMHSMFEGCTVFNQNISDWDVSRVEDMSRMFERANDFNQEIGNWDVSSVKSMFQMFAIAVNFDGNISEWDVSNVENFKGMFFSAMKFNQDIGNWDVSSATYMDRMLYSTLQFNQNLGNWNFPNVSDLDLLLEGSNMSIDNYSQTLIGWYANPNLRDDVVLGVADLKYCETGAAARTGLIQRGWTFDGDIRASQEECN, encoded by the coding sequence ATGAAAAATAGGCTTTTGGGTGTTCTCATGATAATGTTAATAATGGCGTGCTCTGAGGAGTCGGAACAGTATGTTCCATCAGTAATTAGTGTCTCAGACCTCACCATTGATGTAGTAGAGAATGTGGAATTAAATGAAGTGGTAGGCTCAATCAATGCCTCAGTAGAACCCGATTCGGAATTACAATATAGAATTACAAGTCAAGAACCAAGGCGTGTTCTTGGTATTAATTCGGTAACAGGCGAACTATATGTTTTAGAGCCAGATTTCTTTGATTATGAAAATGATGAGTCTAATATGATAAATCTTGAAGTTGAAGTAGTAGCTGGAGATAATGTGAAAGAATCAATTAAGGTTAGGGTAAATCTCTTAGATGAGGAGGAAGCTTTTATAATGAGTTGGCTGATTGGTGATGATAGATCTATTTCGATATATACTAACCCAGAGTATGAATATAATTACAGTGTAGATTGGGGAGATGGAAGTATCTCTGAAAGTGTTACTTCCGATGCCACACATACTTATATAGAGTCGGGTTACTATGAGGTAAAGGTGTTAGGGGTATTTCCTGCTTTATTCATGGGTAAAAAGTATTTGACTGATGAGGTAGGAGAGGAAAGGATAGAGTCAATTTTGCAATGGGGTGATAATGAATGGGAGTCATTTTACGGAGCATTTGCGGGTACTGATGTTGGGTTTAGTGCTGAGGATATTCCCAACCTTGATAAAGTAACAAATATGAATTCAATGTTCTTGAATAACTGGAGGTTGAAGGTTACCAATATTGAAAAGTGGGATGTGGGGAATGTGTCAGATATGCATAGTATGTTTGAAGGCTGTACAGTATTTAATCAGAATATCAGTGATTGGGATGTAAGTAGAGTAGAAGATATGTCTCGAATGTTTGAACGTGCAAATGATTTTAATCAAGAAATCGGTAATTGGGATGTGAGTAGTGTGAAAAGCATGTTTCAAATGTTTGCTATCGCCGTTAATTTCGATGGAAATATATCAGAATGGGATGTTTCAAACGTAGAGAACTTTAAAGGAATGTTTTTTTCAGCGATGAAATTTAATCAGGATATCGGGAATTGGGATGTTAGTAGTGCTACTTACATGGATAGAATGTTGTACTCTACACTTCAATTTAATCAGAATTTGGGAAACTGGAATTTCCCAAATGTAAGTGACCTCGATCTCCTTTTAGAGGGTTCAAATATGTCTATAGATAATTATAGCCAGACCTTGATTGGATGGTATGCAAATCCGAACCTGCGAGATGATGTCGTCTTAGGTGTAGCTGATTTGAAATATTGTGAGACAGGGGCGGCAGCTAGGACTGGTTTAATTCAGAGAGGCTGGACTTTTGATGGTGATATTCGCGCTTCTCAAGAGGAGTGTAATTGA
- a CDS encoding tetratricopeptide repeat protein, which yields MKPGDQSNLPVIKSQLQSYYLKEWHKHFSNALQCADNNDRQMVVSHVNIAMELGCSASLINSWQCLQAHLPLSVQQLEKLIELVPSPKSDEERLYLAHMHLLSNDYFNALVLYKSSEYSTSLSFYKGLAYFNNGYYDKARQCYNQYLEHHPLQPFAYYERGLTLLEKKQPKEAIDDFQTALMINSSHYEYHFQYAKAKINFGTNDNALDHLTRTINLNPEHYESYLLRGNLRVQTKLNEQALEDFTQAIEINPERAEAYAKRGSLYNNAYNDNTKAIDDLRKAVELITPNLPDGIKEEIFISRAKVNQDMKYHSQAINDYSKALEFSSGSHHLYISRGNSFFALQEYKKALADYKKSTEFWKNSAVSHYNIALAKENLGDKKGAIEAYTLSLIERKNDLRAITQRAILRAETDDWENAKKDFDLAIMINPKRAQTYNDLGNALSNRDEKEEAIKAYTHAIELEPEAYIFFNRGLCKEALKDSEGAIADANLAIQHNDQYAEAYNLKANNLAIQGKHEMAITAFTKAIELEPDNAMYYCNRALSYSKNIDQLKALEDYNKAVELAPAYNRTYVNRGSLWVDMKDYTRAIQDCDKAIQKEPLNDIALFNRAISHFNLGNYSQAAKDYTMVISLLPFDYVAYHNRARAYAKLREREKALMDFDKCLEINPDYVETYAERAKFFEQLRLYDKAMQDFNMLIQLRPASSKYYNWRGLLFEQLNQLDEAMEDYNIAIELSPDIADPFINKGNIYRKKGDPIQALDCYSEAIEINPKDPVTYSNKGLIYYDMEIFHEALENFDQAIALNPELAHAYYSRALVYSQQNQEDKALEDFQQAIELDAGYIDAYKEKGHLYFRLLKFKEAKEVINQLIKVKPNLAYAYHFRSKINNALQLEDEAIEDAIKAFSLDPINHPLNS from the coding sequence ATGAAGCCAGGAGATCAATCGAACCTACCAGTTATTAAATCGCAGCTGCAATCCTATTATCTAAAAGAATGGCATAAGCATTTTTCTAATGCACTCCAATGTGCTGATAATAATGACAGACAGATGGTCGTGAGCCATGTAAATATTGCCATGGAGCTAGGCTGCAGTGCTTCGCTGATCAACAGCTGGCAATGCCTGCAGGCTCATTTACCACTTTCAGTTCAGCAGCTAGAAAAACTTATAGAGCTGGTTCCTTCACCCAAGTCTGACGAAGAAAGACTTTATCTGGCCCATATGCACTTGCTTTCAAATGATTATTTCAATGCACTAGTGCTCTATAAATCATCTGAATACAGCACCTCTTTATCATTTTACAAAGGGTTGGCCTATTTCAATAATGGTTATTATGATAAAGCACGGCAATGCTATAATCAATACCTCGAACATCATCCGCTACAGCCTTTTGCCTACTACGAAAGAGGACTGACTCTTCTGGAGAAAAAGCAACCAAAAGAGGCTATTGATGATTTTCAAACGGCACTAATGATCAATTCATCTCATTATGAATACCATTTTCAATATGCCAAAGCCAAAATAAATTTTGGCACCAATGACAATGCCTTAGATCACCTCACCAGAACTATTAACTTAAATCCTGAGCACTATGAGAGCTACCTTTTAAGGGGCAACCTAAGAGTGCAGACAAAGCTAAACGAACAGGCATTAGAAGATTTTACCCAGGCCATTGAGATTAACCCTGAAAGGGCTGAAGCTTATGCCAAGAGAGGCTCACTTTATAACAATGCTTATAATGATAATACTAAGGCCATTGATGATCTCCGCAAAGCTGTAGAACTAATCACCCCTAACCTGCCTGATGGCATAAAAGAAGAAATCTTCATAAGCCGGGCTAAGGTGAATCAGGACATGAAGTACCACTCTCAGGCTATTAATGATTATAGTAAAGCCCTTGAGTTTTCATCAGGCTCGCATCACCTGTATATCTCCAGAGGCAATTCATTCTTTGCCCTTCAAGAATATAAAAAGGCACTTGCTGACTATAAAAAATCAACGGAATTTTGGAAAAATAGCGCGGTTTCTCATTACAACATAGCTTTAGCCAAAGAAAACCTGGGAGACAAAAAGGGCGCTATTGAAGCTTATACGCTAAGCCTTATTGAAAGGAAAAATGACCTAAGAGCCATTACACAAAGAGCGATTCTCCGTGCTGAAACAGATGATTGGGAAAATGCAAAAAAAGACTTTGACCTGGCCATTATGATCAATCCTAAGCGAGCACAGACCTATAATGATTTAGGAAATGCACTTTCTAACAGAGACGAAAAGGAAGAAGCCATAAAAGCATACACTCACGCGATAGAGCTTGAGCCTGAAGCTTATATTTTCTTTAACCGCGGTCTGTGTAAAGAAGCTTTGAAAGATAGTGAAGGCGCCATTGCTGATGCTAACCTGGCCATACAGCATAATGATCAATATGCCGAAGCCTATAACCTGAAAGCCAACAACCTGGCCATTCAGGGCAAACATGAAATGGCCATCACAGCTTTCACTAAAGCCATAGAGCTTGAGCCTGATAATGCCATGTATTACTGCAACAGGGCACTTTCATATAGTAAAAACATAGACCAGCTAAAGGCGCTTGAAGATTACAACAAAGCCGTAGAATTAGCTCCTGCTTATAACAGAACTTATGTGAACCGAGGTAGCCTATGGGTAGATATGAAAGATTACACCAGAGCTATACAAGATTGTGATAAGGCCATACAAAAAGAACCACTCAATGATATCGCCTTGTTTAACCGAGCCATTTCTCACTTTAATCTGGGTAATTATAGCCAGGCAGCAAAAGACTACACCATGGTGATATCTCTATTACCTTTTGACTATGTAGCCTATCATAACCGCGCTCGTGCTTACGCTAAGCTAAGAGAAAGAGAAAAGGCTTTAATGGACTTTGACAAATGCCTTGAAATCAACCCTGACTATGTAGAAACATACGCTGAAAGGGCAAAATTCTTTGAACAGCTCAGGCTATATGATAAGGCTATGCAAGATTTTAATATGCTGATACAACTCAGGCCTGCCTCCTCCAAGTACTATAACTGGCGGGGCTTGCTGTTTGAACAATTAAATCAGCTAGATGAAGCCATGGAAGATTATAATATTGCAATAGAATTATCTCCTGATATAGCAGACCCATTTATAAACAAAGGCAATATTTACAGAAAAAAAGGAGACCCTATTCAAGCCTTAGACTGTTACAGCGAAGCGATTGAAATCAACCCCAAAGACCCTGTAACCTACTCTAACAAAGGCCTGATTTACTATGACATGGAAATATTTCATGAGGCTCTTGAGAATTTTGATCAGGCCATAGCTCTTAACCCTGAGCTTGCTCATGCTTACTATAGCCGTGCCTTGGTTTACAGCCAACAAAACCAGGAAGACAAGGCATTAGAAGATTTCCAACAGGCTATTGAGCTGGATGCTGGCTACATTGATGCCTATAAAGAAAAAGGCCATTTATATTTCAGGCTTTTGAAGTTTAAAGAAGCAAAGGAGGTAATAAACCAGCTCATCAAGGTGAAACCAAACTTAGCTTATGCTTACCATTTCAGGTCAAAAATCAATAATGCATTGCAGCTGGAAGATGAGGCTATAGAAGATGCTATTAAGGCCTTCTCATTAGACCCCATCAACCATCCGCTCAACTCATAA